In the Setaria italica strain Yugu1 chromosome VI, Setaria_italica_v2.0, whole genome shotgun sequence genome, one interval contains:
- the LOC101766823 gene encoding zinc transporter ZTP29, with product MDPKVAVALTLSLVGGLSTSLGALLAILNRAPNNKTLGVLQGFATGLMLSMSFFDLAYDAVNAIGFLKGNLWFFAGALLFSTIADVFPEPDCTLEDENGKQTVGGSIAGKQLMMRHRRRVIFSVVVTAIVAGVSLQNFPVGTAAFLGTTKGFRVGLNLALAIALHYIPEGISVALPAYFATCSKWQAFKLATLSGFAEPLGVVIVAYLFPSNLNPELLEGLLGLVGGVMAFLTLYEMLPLAFEYAGRKDAVKAVFVGMAFMSMSLYFLDVSLPKEMGA from the exons ATGGATCCCAAAGTTGCTGTTGCTCTGACTCTCTCCCTCGTTGGCGGCTTAAGCACCTCACTTG GTGCACTGTTGGCTATACTCAATCGTGCTCCAAACAACAAAACACTCGGGGTGCTACAG GGCTTTGCTACTGGACTAATGCTGAGCATGTCTTTCTTTGACTTGGCTTATGATGCTGTCAATGCGATTGGTTTTCTGAAAGGAAACCTTTGG TTTTTTGCTGGAGCACTGCTATTTTCAACAATTGCTGATGTTTTCCCTGAGCCGGATTGCACTTTGGAAGATGAAAATGGCAAACAG ACGGTTGGGGGCAGCATAGCAGGAAAGCAACTTATGATGCGACACCGTCGAAGAGTTATCTTTAGTGTAGTTGTCACAGCAATTG ttGCTGGTGTGAGTTTGCAAAACTTCCCTGTGGGTACAGCTGCATTTCTTGGAACAACAAAG GGCTTCCGTGTCGGTTTGAACTTGGCTCTTGCAATAGCTCTACACTACATTCCAGAG GGTATTTCAGTAGCTCTCCCAGCGTACTTTGCCACTTGCAG CAAATGGCAAGCCTTCAAACTAGCAACACTATCCGGCTTTGCAGAGCCACTAGGTGTAGTTATTGTGG CATACCTATTCCCAAGCAACTTGAACCCTGAATTATTGGAAGGTCTACTTGGATTAG tGGGAGGAGTGATGGCTTTTCTAACATTGTATGAAATGCTACCATTAGCATTTGAATATGCTGGACGCAAGGATGCTGTTAAAGCCGTATTTGTGGGCATGGCTTTTATGTCAATGAG CTTGTATTTCCTAGATGTTAGCCTCCCAAAGGAGATGGGTGCTTAA
- the LOC101767236 gene encoding probable E3 ubiquitin ligase SUD1 isoform X1: MADAAAAARLPPGEEEDACRICHLPGEADRPLRHPCACRGSIRFVHDDCLLRWLATRRGSSTASASSICEVCKRAISIAPVYAANAPARLPLPEFMLGLASKLMAWLLLLLSLLFAVCVWEFLMPLTTLWVWRLALSRTFAQVRHLLSLRASAFARPYALRFMPSPDTVLACASIRRAFLRELPNLRQLNAPARIAADALAPLALWVARVEAHLQRRFGGLDTLQLLALHTVEASLMVVVGDVAFAFLLGFLPFSLGRIVLCCTSCFSFGTVDVARSYTSTAMVLLVGYGFILMVALLFTGLHTFQQYSRGERPTITIYFGVLTDWVCWLSSPLRMLPSIHGMLDRTWSFLQQFFWGIVSVANVSLNLAAILVICPLFFGWLLDICTSKLFGVKVPQKLQLLFASSFASTALHWLIGCVCLKLHSSLSSLLHPVFRLGVRAPFVHTTGGQIKIGEPFCKFYFKILPGLFLSVIYVAMVIFVPVEIAFHLAPTVFPLDITYFDPPTQGTVLWQAARNYAELLSGVLLLKFLLCNALKYLQPGVLVQKVLWYLFATTGQVLGLSDLLIAQPDDSGQSEIGNSVIPKDQHGRTAEAKDKRRSAAVHMVLLMVLAWLIVVIFNAALLVAPVSVGRALLFAIPQVPVAGALKSNDIFAFAVGFCILSTIIAASRDAFAYVMSGRTRLLASIVCNWGTTALKSSPLLFLWVVIIPFLIGLLVDYLLISPFGPPYNEVPVLDFFCTWFLGLQLLKFWTKLVRWTRVAPFLAYFIDERWDRKLSQAREDGFSGLRAMWVLRDILMPMIVKLLSAVCVPYVLAKVVAPVLGYSAPVNSAVLRFAWLGSLAMCVLCYIAKVLCRLVVRLHDSIRDERYLVGQRLQNYYTDNM; the protein is encoded by the exons AtggccgacgcggcggcggccgctcgtCTCCCGCCcggcgaagaggaggacgcgTGCCGAATCTGCCACCTCCCGGGCGAGGCGGACCGCCCCCTGCGCCACCCCTGCGCCTGCCGCGGAAGCATCAGGTTCGTCCATGACGATTGCCTGCTCCGATGGCTCGCCACGCGACGCGGCAGCAGCACGGCGTCGGCATCATCCATATGCGAG GTGTGCAAGCGCGCCATCTCCATCGCCCCCGTCTACGCCGCAAACGCTCCCGCCAGGCTGCCCCTCCCCGAGTTCATGCTCGGCCTCGCCAGCAAGCTCATGGCCTGGTTGCTCCtactcctctccctcctcttcgCCGTCTGCGTCTGGGAGTTCCTCATGCCGCTCACCACCCTCTGGGTCTGGCGCCTCGCCCTCTCCAGGACCTTCGCTCAAGTGCgccacctcctctccctccgcgCCTCTGCCTTCGCCAGGCCCTACGCCCTGAGGTTCATGCCCTCGCCGGACACCGTCCTTGCCTGCGCCTCCATCAGGAGAGCCTTCCTCAGAGAGCTCCCCAACCTTAGGCAGCTCAACGCCCCTGCCAGGATCGCTGCTGACGCCCTTGCTCCCCTTGCGCTTTGGGTGGCCCGCGTCGAAGCTCACCTGCAGCGCCGCTTTGGAGGGTTGGATACCTTGCAGCTCCTTGCGCTGCACACCGTTGAAGCTTCCCTAATG GTGGTGGTAGGTGATGTGGCATTTGCTTTTCTGCTTGGATTTCTCCCCTTCTCACTGGGAAGAATAGTATTATGCTGCACGTCGTGTTTCAGTTTTGGCACTGTGGATGTAGCCCGCTCCTACACTTCAACAGCCATGGTACTTTTAGTTGGATATGGGTTTATCCTTATGGTGGCGCTTCTCTTTACTGGCTTGCATACTTTCCAGCAATACTCAAGGGGCGAGCGCCCCACCATCACCATTTACTTTGGCGTATTAACTGACTGGGTGTGCTGGCTGTCTAGCCCTCTTAGAATGCTGCCTAGCATACATGGGATGCTCGACAGGACATGGAGTTTCTTGCAGCAATTCTTCTGGGGGATCGTAAGTGTAGCCAATGTTTCTCTTAACCTTGCAGCGATACTTGTGATATGCCCATTGTTCTTTGGCTGGTTGCTTGATATCTGCACTTCAAAATTGTTTGGGGTGAAAGTACCTCAGAAGCTCCAACTTCTATTTGCTTCATCATTTGCTTCTACTGCCCTTCACTGGCTTATTGGATGCGTCTGTTTGAAGCTGCATTCCTCACTTTCAAGTCTTCTTCACCCG GTGTTCAGGCTAGGAGTTAGGGCCCCTTTTGTCCACACTACTGGAGGCCAAATCAAGATAGGGGAACCATTCTGCAAgttttatttcaagattctGCCGGGTCTTTTTCTCAGCGTTATCTATGTTGCAATGGTCATTTTTGTCCCTGTTGAAATTGCTTTTCATTTGGCACCTACTGTGTTCCCGTTAGACATCAC CTACTTTGATCCTCCAACTCAGGGCACAGTACTTTGGCAAGCAGCACGGAACTATGCAGAGTTACTATCTGGTGTTCTTCTTCTGAAGTTTCTACTTTGCAATGCACTGAAATACCTTCAGCCTGGTGTGCTTGTGCAGAAGGTACTGTGGTATTTGTTTGCCACTACTGGACAGGTTCTTGGTTTGTCCGATTTATTGATTGCTCAGCCTGATGACTCTGGTCAATCCGAGATTGGGAATAGTGTCATACCAAAAGATCAGCACGGTAGGACTGCTGAGGCTAAGGACAAAAG GAGATCTGCTGCTGTTCATATGGTGCTACTCATGGTTCTAGCGTGGCTTATTGTTGTGATATTCAATGCTGCTCTACTTGTTGCTCCAGTCTCAGTTGGACGTGCATTGTTGTTTGCCATCCCTCAGGTGCCAGTAGCAGGTGCTTTGAAGTCAAATG ATATTTTTGCATTTGCTGTCGGATTTTGCATCTTGTCAACTATTATTGCTGCCTCTAGAGATGCCTTTGCTTACGTGATGTCTGGGCGAACACGCCTTCTGGCTTCTATTGTCTGCAATTGGGGTACAACTGCTTTGAAGAGTTCTCCGCTTTTGTTCCTATGG GTTGTCATCATTCCCTTTCTGATCGGATTGCTGGTTGATTATCTGCTGATATCACCCTTTGGGCCACCCTACAATGAAGTTCCAGTTCTTGATTTCTTCTGCACCTGGTTCCTGGGGTTGCAATTGCTGAAATTCTGGACTAAGTTG GTTCGCTGGACAAGGGTTGCCCCTTTCCTAGCCTATTTCATCGATGAAAGGTGGGATAGGAAGCTAAGTCAGGCAAGGGAGGATGGGTTTTCAGGGCTCAGGGCAATGTGGGTGCTGCGAGATATTTTGATGCCAATGATCGTGAAGCTCCTGTCTGCTGTCTGTGTTCCTTATGTGCTCGCAAAAGTCGTTGCCCCAGTACTTGGCTACTCTGCTCCCGTGAACTCTGCAGTGCTTCGTTTTGCATGGCTAGGGAGCCTTGCCATGTGTGTGCTCTGTTATATAGCCAAAGTACTCTGCAGGCTCGTCGTCAGGCTCCACGATTCGATAAGGGATGAGCGCTATCTCGTCGGGCAGAGGTTGCAGAACTACTACACTGACAATATGTAG
- the LOC101767236 gene encoding probable E3 ubiquitin ligase SUD1 isoform X2 produces MADAAAAARLPPGEEEDACRICHLPGEADRPLRHPCACRGSIRFVHDDCLLRWLATRRGSSTASASSICEVCKRAISIAPVYAANAPARLPLPEFMLGLASKLMAWLLLLLSLLFAVCVWEFLMPLTTLWVWRLALSRTFAQVRHLLSLRASAFARPYALRFMPSPDTVLACASIRRAFLRELPNLRQLNAPARIAADALAPLALWVARVEAHLQRRFGGLDTLQLLALHTVEASLMVVVGDVAFAFLLGFLPFSLGRIVLCCTSCFSFGTVDVARSYTSTAMQYSRGERPTITIYFGVLTDWVCWLSSPLRMLPSIHGMLDRTWSFLQQFFWGIVSVANVSLNLAAILVICPLFFGWLLDICTSKLFGVKVPQKLQLLFASSFASTALHWLIGCVCLKLHSSLSSLLHPVFRLGVRAPFVHTTGGQIKIGEPFCKFYFKILPGLFLSVIYVAMVIFVPVEIAFHLAPTVFPLDITYFDPPTQGTVLWQAARNYAELLSGVLLLKFLLCNALKYLQPGVLVQKVLWYLFATTGQVLGLSDLLIAQPDDSGQSEIGNSVIPKDQHGRTAEAKDKRRSAAVHMVLLMVLAWLIVVIFNAALLVAPVSVGRALLFAIPQVPVAGALKSNDIFAFAVGFCILSTIIAASRDAFAYVMSGRTRLLASIVCNWGTTALKSSPLLFLWVVIIPFLIGLLVDYLLISPFGPPYNEVPVLDFFCTWFLGLQLLKFWTKLVRWTRVAPFLAYFIDERWDRKLSQAREDGFSGLRAMWVLRDILMPMIVKLLSAVCVPYVLAKVVAPVLGYSAPVNSAVLRFAWLGSLAMCVLCYIAKVLCRLVVRLHDSIRDERYLVGQRLQNYYTDNM; encoded by the exons AtggccgacgcggcggcggccgctcgtCTCCCGCCcggcgaagaggaggacgcgTGCCGAATCTGCCACCTCCCGGGCGAGGCGGACCGCCCCCTGCGCCACCCCTGCGCCTGCCGCGGAAGCATCAGGTTCGTCCATGACGATTGCCTGCTCCGATGGCTCGCCACGCGACGCGGCAGCAGCACGGCGTCGGCATCATCCATATGCGAG GTGTGCAAGCGCGCCATCTCCATCGCCCCCGTCTACGCCGCAAACGCTCCCGCCAGGCTGCCCCTCCCCGAGTTCATGCTCGGCCTCGCCAGCAAGCTCATGGCCTGGTTGCTCCtactcctctccctcctcttcgCCGTCTGCGTCTGGGAGTTCCTCATGCCGCTCACCACCCTCTGGGTCTGGCGCCTCGCCCTCTCCAGGACCTTCGCTCAAGTGCgccacctcctctccctccgcgCCTCTGCCTTCGCCAGGCCCTACGCCCTGAGGTTCATGCCCTCGCCGGACACCGTCCTTGCCTGCGCCTCCATCAGGAGAGCCTTCCTCAGAGAGCTCCCCAACCTTAGGCAGCTCAACGCCCCTGCCAGGATCGCTGCTGACGCCCTTGCTCCCCTTGCGCTTTGGGTGGCCCGCGTCGAAGCTCACCTGCAGCGCCGCTTTGGAGGGTTGGATACCTTGCAGCTCCTTGCGCTGCACACCGTTGAAGCTTCCCTAATG GTGGTGGTAGGTGATGTGGCATTTGCTTTTCTGCTTGGATTTCTCCCCTTCTCACTGGGAAGAATAGTATTATGCTGCACGTCGTGTTTCAGTTTTGGCACTGTGGATGTAGCCCGCTCCTACACTTCAACAGCCATG CAATACTCAAGGGGCGAGCGCCCCACCATCACCATTTACTTTGGCGTATTAACTGACTGGGTGTGCTGGCTGTCTAGCCCTCTTAGAATGCTGCCTAGCATACATGGGATGCTCGACAGGACATGGAGTTTCTTGCAGCAATTCTTCTGGGGGATCGTAAGTGTAGCCAATGTTTCTCTTAACCTTGCAGCGATACTTGTGATATGCCCATTGTTCTTTGGCTGGTTGCTTGATATCTGCACTTCAAAATTGTTTGGGGTGAAAGTACCTCAGAAGCTCCAACTTCTATTTGCTTCATCATTTGCTTCTACTGCCCTTCACTGGCTTATTGGATGCGTCTGTTTGAAGCTGCATTCCTCACTTTCAAGTCTTCTTCACCCG GTGTTCAGGCTAGGAGTTAGGGCCCCTTTTGTCCACACTACTGGAGGCCAAATCAAGATAGGGGAACCATTCTGCAAgttttatttcaagattctGCCGGGTCTTTTTCTCAGCGTTATCTATGTTGCAATGGTCATTTTTGTCCCTGTTGAAATTGCTTTTCATTTGGCACCTACTGTGTTCCCGTTAGACATCAC CTACTTTGATCCTCCAACTCAGGGCACAGTACTTTGGCAAGCAGCACGGAACTATGCAGAGTTACTATCTGGTGTTCTTCTTCTGAAGTTTCTACTTTGCAATGCACTGAAATACCTTCAGCCTGGTGTGCTTGTGCAGAAGGTACTGTGGTATTTGTTTGCCACTACTGGACAGGTTCTTGGTTTGTCCGATTTATTGATTGCTCAGCCTGATGACTCTGGTCAATCCGAGATTGGGAATAGTGTCATACCAAAAGATCAGCACGGTAGGACTGCTGAGGCTAAGGACAAAAG GAGATCTGCTGCTGTTCATATGGTGCTACTCATGGTTCTAGCGTGGCTTATTGTTGTGATATTCAATGCTGCTCTACTTGTTGCTCCAGTCTCAGTTGGACGTGCATTGTTGTTTGCCATCCCTCAGGTGCCAGTAGCAGGTGCTTTGAAGTCAAATG ATATTTTTGCATTTGCTGTCGGATTTTGCATCTTGTCAACTATTATTGCTGCCTCTAGAGATGCCTTTGCTTACGTGATGTCTGGGCGAACACGCCTTCTGGCTTCTATTGTCTGCAATTGGGGTACAACTGCTTTGAAGAGTTCTCCGCTTTTGTTCCTATGG GTTGTCATCATTCCCTTTCTGATCGGATTGCTGGTTGATTATCTGCTGATATCACCCTTTGGGCCACCCTACAATGAAGTTCCAGTTCTTGATTTCTTCTGCACCTGGTTCCTGGGGTTGCAATTGCTGAAATTCTGGACTAAGTTG GTTCGCTGGACAAGGGTTGCCCCTTTCCTAGCCTATTTCATCGATGAAAGGTGGGATAGGAAGCTAAGTCAGGCAAGGGAGGATGGGTTTTCAGGGCTCAGGGCAATGTGGGTGCTGCGAGATATTTTGATGCCAATGATCGTGAAGCTCCTGTCTGCTGTCTGTGTTCCTTATGTGCTCGCAAAAGTCGTTGCCCCAGTACTTGGCTACTCTGCTCCCGTGAACTCTGCAGTGCTTCGTTTTGCATGGCTAGGGAGCCTTGCCATGTGTGTGCTCTGTTATATAGCCAAAGTACTCTGCAGGCTCGTCGTCAGGCTCCACGATTCGATAAGGGATGAGCGCTATCTCGTCGGGCAGAGGTTGCAGAACTACTACACTGACAATATGTAG